From Polyodon spathula isolate WHYD16114869_AA chromosome 26, ASM1765450v1, whole genome shotgun sequence, one genomic window encodes:
- the polr3k gene encoding DNA-directed RNA polymerase III subunit RPC10, whose amino-acid sequence MLLFCPTCGNVLIVEEGQKCLRFACNTCPYVHNVTRKVTNRKYPKLKEVDDVLGGAAAWENVDSTLEKCPKCEHPRAFFMQIQTRSADEPMTTFYKCCNLQCGHRWRD is encoded by the exons ATGTTGCTGTTCTGTCCGACCTGTGGTAATGTGTTGATCGTGGAGGAAGGGCAGAAATGTTTGCGTTTTGCGTGCAACACCTGCCCGTATGTTCACAACGTAACGAGAAAG GTCACCAATAGGAAATATCCCAAGCTGAAGGAGGTTGATGACGTGCTCGGTGGAGCCGCCGCCTGGGAAAACGTTGATTCCACCCTAG AAAAATGCCCCAAGTGCGAACATCCACGTGCTTTTTTCATGCAGATCCAGACGAGATCAGCTGATGAGCCAATGACAACCTTTTACAAGTGCTGCAACCTCCAATGCGGGCACCGCTGGAGGGACTAG
- the LOC121300704 gene encoding cell death-inducing p53-target protein 1-like: MSSDPPPPYPGGPSAPLMEEKNGQPPISGPVPLMTHTQGHPVYPEYGPPPYEPPTQPGFIPPHVPGEGGMAYPPYAGYYPPPGHFPQSIPGQYAPGPGHYPSPGGHTATVIVPPGAGTTLTVLQGEMFQAAPVQTVCPHCQQAITTKLTHDIGLMNTLFCLFCCFVGCDLGCCLIPCVIDDLKDVTHTCPNCKGYIYTYKRMC; this comes from the exons ATGTCAAGCGATCCCCCTCCTCCGTACCCTGGGGGTCCCAGTGCCCCCCTGATGGAAGAGAAGAATGGGCAGCCACCCATCTCAG GTCCAGTTCCTCTGATGACCCACACTCAAGGGCACCCAGTCTATCCAGAGTACGGCCCGCCTCCCTATGAGCCTCCAACACAGCCTGGGTTTATACCCCCCCATGTACCAGGAGAGGGGGGCATGGCTTACCCACCCTATG CTGGGTACTATCCCCCTCCCGGCCACTTCCCACAGTCTATCCCTGGGCAGTACGCTCCCGGCCCCGGGCACTACCCTTCTCCGGGGGGGCACACAGCCACGGTGATCGTGCCGCCGGGTGCTGGCACCACGTTGACGGTGCTGCAGGGGGAGATGTTCCAGGCAGCGCCGGTCCAGACGGTGTGCCCCCACTGCCAGCAGGCGATCACCACCAAGCTCACACATGACATCGGCCTCATGAACACACTCTTCTGTCTCTTCTGCTGCTTTGTGGG gTGTGACCTGGGCTGCTGTCTGATCCCTTGCGTGATTGACGACCTCAAGGATGTGACGCACACCTGCCCCAACTGCAAGGGCTACATCTACACATACAAGCGCATGTGCTAA